Proteins from a single region of Streptomyces spectabilis:
- a CDS encoding class II fructose-bisphosphate aldolase yields the protein MPLITTGELIGRARAEGRGLAAFNVITLEHAEAVALGAERAGRAAVLQISENAVRFHGGDLTPIAQAAAAVARASAAPLSLHLDHVTDVDLLRAAHPEGFSSVMFDASNLPYAENVKATADAVRWGHERDIWVEAELGRVGGKEGEAPLDAHAPGVRTDPDEAAAYVADTGVDSLAVAVGSSHAMTSRTASLDHELIRALRARVPVPLVLHGSSGVPDAEIRAALAAGVVKVNVGTALNTGFTGAVRHFLTEDTATVDPRKYLTPAREAMAEVVTHFLQLTG from the coding sequence ATGCCACTGATCACCACCGGCGAACTGATCGGCCGGGCCCGCGCCGAGGGGCGCGGCCTCGCCGCCTTCAACGTCATCACCCTGGAGCACGCGGAGGCCGTCGCACTCGGCGCGGAGCGCGCGGGCCGCGCGGCCGTGCTCCAGATATCCGAGAACGCGGTGCGCTTCCACGGCGGTGACCTCACCCCGATCGCCCAGGCCGCGGCGGCCGTCGCCCGCGCCTCGGCGGCGCCCCTGTCCCTGCACCTGGACCACGTCACGGACGTGGACCTGCTGCGGGCCGCGCACCCCGAGGGCTTCAGCTCCGTCATGTTCGACGCGTCGAATCTGCCGTACGCGGAGAACGTCAAGGCCACCGCGGACGCGGTGCGTTGGGGCCACGAGCGGGACATCTGGGTCGAGGCCGAGCTGGGCCGGGTCGGCGGCAAGGAGGGCGAGGCACCCCTCGACGCGCACGCGCCCGGGGTGCGCACGGACCCGGACGAGGCCGCCGCGTACGTCGCCGACACCGGGGTCGACTCGCTCGCCGTCGCGGTCGGCTCCAGTCACGCCATGACGTCGCGCACGGCGTCCCTGGACCACGAGTTGATCCGCGCCCTGCGCGCGCGGGTGCCCGTGCCGCTGGTCCTGCACGGGTCGAGCGGCGTGCCCGACGCGGAGATCCGCGCGGCGCTGGCCGCGGGCGTGGTCAAGGTGAACGTGGGCACGGCCCTGAACACCGGCTTCACCGGGGCGGTGCGCCACTTCCTGACGGAGGACACGGCAACGGTGGACCCCCGCAAGTACCTGACCCCTGCCCGGGAAGCGATGGCGGAGGTAGTCACCCACTTCCTCCAGCTGACCGGCTGA